In one Parageobacillus genomosp. 1 genomic region, the following are encoded:
- a CDS encoding spore germination protein, producing the protein MPSFVSGPIKITHVSGDGTVNFGDVLQIAPKSTLKSNTGSGGSNNGDFLQTNTFVSFTNTGDADVADSNNVANN; encoded by the coding sequence ATGCCTTCGTTTGTTAGCGGTCCAATTAAAATTACACATGTGAGCGGAGATGGTACCGTAAATTTTGGAGATGTATTGCAAATTGCCCCGAAAAGTACGCTAAAATCTAACACTGGCTCCGGCGGAAGCAATAATGGCGATTTTTTACAAACCAACACGTTTGTCAGTTTTACAAACACAGGAGATGCGGACGTCGCCGACTCGAACAATGTGGCAAACAACTAG
- a CDS encoding AAA family ATPase, with protein sequence MKPISLTIAGLHSFREKQTIDFQSLCEGGVFGIFGPTGSGKSTILDAMTLALFGSVERAPNHTQGIMNHAENELFVSFTFELENASCTKRYTVERSFKRGDEWRTKSAVCRLIEHSEEPVVLADKLTEVNKEIEQLLGLAMKDFTRAVVLPQGKFAEFLSLKGAERRQMLQRLFHLEPYGDRLNKKLKEKLASVSNEWNEVAAEKAGLGDASKEALEQAKQQFNTLQGLLQKRKKELHDMEKTVERAKQLWMWQKEKEELQAELARFAEQERQIRLLETKKERAEQAERIWPYWEQYEKTLRFMEAAFAKQKELQHKLAQAKVLYGQAMHRYEQIRQEKASQEPRLLAKKEQLAQAKQLAMQIDALEVEISELEKQMHSIELEKQKAAEQRGEAERWYERGLAKQQMLKEELQKHVRSLEQKERIEQAYDEKQQIERAADALRHAQQLLAQKQQTREQANKEWEKRKRYTETAKEKLHILFQRIEKTYHSVCERQWQLEKLLYRYEQQLEQERKKAEEAKTAELAAILAKQLRHGEPCPVCGSREHPHPRVHADSADAQTVLVIEKHIKQGQLDMQTLLSLKAQLEQLAQFVGNEWIFERLDVSQWKVEEDVNITVEAKALQQDCLQLKEAVHQALQQWRDAESAQQATEQEIQLLEKDIQQLQSEWQRRVDEYNQLETGWREKYPDFSLTAIDELRQQMRKQEEVVRHLQKRIDDSVSFLENKWREKERLAEEERKLETEKVRLASLGQTKRKLVEDYRQQLIEKAGTESIEPQLRQVEEQLQKLQAEEEQAYQTWLHMQKQYQTLEAEEKAAGQSLEEGKARYEEAKSRWLQELQKTIFADEKEVKEAKVAEEVYSEWKQQIDDYWRKKQQVQHRLEQLAEAMQGQTIDKEHWEELQAVYREIKQQVDEAIQQLGAAQTKVEELTKKHERFIELEKKQEQLTALLDRYKHLQSILKGNSFVEFMAEEQLIQVTRMASERLHSLTRQRYSLEIDSQGGFLIRDDANGGVKRPVTTLSGGETFLTSLSLALALSAQIQLRGEYPLRFFFLDEGFGTLDAELLDTVISALEKLHTQRLSVGVISHVQEIRSRLPKRLIVEPAEPGGRGTRVRLEVM encoded by the coding sequence ATGAAGCCGATTTCGTTGACGATCGCGGGGCTGCATAGTTTCCGCGAGAAGCAGACGATCGACTTTCAATCTTTATGCGAAGGCGGCGTTTTTGGTATTTTCGGCCCGACGGGAAGCGGCAAATCGACGATTTTAGACGCGATGACGCTCGCCTTGTTTGGCAGTGTCGAACGGGCGCCAAACCATACACAAGGGATTATGAACCACGCGGAAAACGAGCTGTTTGTTTCTTTTACCTTCGAATTGGAAAATGCGTCTTGTACAAAGCGATATACAGTAGAGCGCAGCTTTAAAAGAGGAGATGAATGGCGGACAAAAAGCGCCGTCTGCCGCTTGATCGAGCACAGCGAGGAGCCGGTGGTGCTCGCTGATAAATTAACGGAAGTCAATAAGGAGATCGAGCAGCTGCTCGGGTTGGCGATGAAAGATTTTACACGCGCCGTCGTGCTGCCGCAAGGAAAATTTGCCGAGTTTTTATCACTAAAAGGCGCTGAGCGGCGGCAAATGTTGCAGCGTCTTTTCCATTTGGAACCGTATGGCGACCGGCTAAATAAAAAATTGAAAGAAAAATTGGCCAGTGTTTCGAACGAGTGGAACGAGGTGGCTGCTGAAAAAGCCGGTTTGGGCGATGCTTCCAAAGAAGCATTGGAACAGGCAAAACAGCAGTTCAACACCTTGCAAGGGTTATTGCAAAAGCGAAAAAAAGAGCTGCATGATATGGAGAAAACGGTAGAACGGGCCAAACAGTTATGGATGTGGCAAAAGGAAAAAGAAGAGCTCCAAGCGGAGCTGGCGCGTTTTGCCGAACAGGAACGACAAATTCGTCTATTAGAAACAAAAAAAGAACGGGCGGAACAGGCGGAGCGGATATGGCCGTACTGGGAACAGTATGAAAAAACGCTTCGCTTTATGGAAGCTGCTTTTGCCAAACAAAAGGAGCTGCAGCATAAGCTTGCCCAGGCAAAGGTGCTTTATGGACAAGCGATGCACCGCTATGAACAAATTCGCCAAGAAAAGGCTTCTCAGGAGCCGCGTCTGTTGGCTAAAAAAGAGCAGCTGGCGCAGGCCAAGCAACTCGCAATGCAAATCGACGCGCTGGAAGTGGAAATTAGCGAGCTTGAAAAACAAATGCATTCCATCGAATTAGAGAAACAAAAAGCGGCGGAGCAACGCGGGGAAGCAGAAAGATGGTATGAGCGCGGCTTGGCGAAACAGCAAATGCTGAAAGAAGAGCTGCAAAAGCATGTTCGTTCACTAGAACAAAAAGAGCGGATCGAACAGGCATATGATGAAAAACAACAAATCGAAAGAGCGGCAGACGCACTCCGCCATGCGCAGCAACTGCTGGCGCAAAAGCAGCAGACACGGGAGCAGGCAAACAAAGAATGGGAAAAAAGAAAGCGGTATACGGAAACAGCAAAAGAGAAATTACATATTTTATTTCAGCGCATTGAAAAAACATATCATTCGGTTTGCGAGCGGCAATGGCAGTTGGAGAAGCTCCTATACCGGTACGAACAACAGCTTGAGCAAGAGCGGAAAAAAGCAGAAGAGGCGAAAACGGCGGAACTGGCTGCCATTTTGGCCAAACAGCTCCGTCATGGAGAGCCATGCCCTGTCTGCGGCTCGCGCGAACACCCTCATCCCCGTGTACACGCTGATTCGGCCGATGCTCAGACGGTCTTAGTAATCGAGAAACATATTAAACAAGGACAGCTCGATATGCAAACGCTCCTTTCTCTCAAAGCCCAGCTCGAGCAGCTTGCGCAGTTTGTCGGCAATGAATGGATCTTTGAGCGCTTGGATGTGAGCCAATGGAAGGTGGAAGAGGACGTCAATATTACCGTGGAAGCGAAGGCGCTGCAACAGGACTGTCTGCAGTTAAAGGAAGCTGTCCATCAGGCATTGCAGCAATGGCGCGATGCGGAATCGGCGCAGCAGGCAACCGAGCAGGAGATCCAACTGTTGGAAAAAGATATACAACAGCTGCAGAGCGAATGGCAGCGCCGTGTAGATGAATATAATCAGCTAGAAACAGGCTGGCGGGAAAAATATCCTGACTTTTCCCTGACAGCGATCGATGAACTGCGCCAGCAAATGCGCAAGCAGGAAGAGGTGGTCCGCCATTTGCAAAAGCGGATTGATGACAGCGTTTCGTTTCTTGAAAATAAATGGCGGGAAAAAGAACGGCTGGCAGAGGAAGAACGGAAGCTGGAAACAGAAAAAGTGCGTCTCGCTTCTTTAGGCCAAACGAAACGAAAGTTAGTGGAGGACTATCGGCAACAATTAATCGAAAAGGCAGGGACAGAAAGCATCGAACCGCAGCTTCGTCAAGTAGAAGAACAACTGCAAAAGCTGCAAGCGGAAGAAGAGCAAGCTTATCAAACATGGCTGCATATGCAGAAACAATATCAAACACTAGAAGCTGAGGAAAAAGCGGCTGGGCAGTCGCTAGAGGAAGGAAAAGCGCGGTATGAAGAGGCGAAATCGCGCTGGCTTCAAGAACTGCAAAAAACGATATTTGCTGATGAAAAGGAAGTAAAAGAAGCAAAGGTTGCAGAGGAAGTATATTCCGAGTGGAAGCAGCAAATCGATGACTATTGGCGGAAAAAGCAGCAGGTTCAGCATCGTCTCGAACAGTTGGCGGAAGCGATGCAAGGGCAAACGATCGATAAAGAGCACTGGGAAGAGCTGCAGGCGGTATACAGGGAGATCAAGCAACAGGTGGACGAGGCGATCCAGCAATTAGGCGCCGCACAAACGAAAGTAGAAGAGTTAACAAAAAAACATGAGCGGTTTATCGAATTAGAGAAAAAGCAGGAGCAACTAACCGCCCTACTCGATCGTTATAAACATCTGCAATCCATTTTAAAGGGAAACAGCTTTGTGGAGTTTATGGCAGAAGAACAGCTCATTCAAGTCACGAGAATGGCGTCGGAACGGCTGCACTCGTTAACTAGACAGCGCTATTCGCTCGAAATCGATTCACAAGGAGGGTTCTTGATCCGCGATGACGCTAACGGCGGCGTCAAGCGGCCGGTGACCACTTTGTCAGGAGGGGAAACGTTTTTAACGTCATTGTCACTTGCTTTGGCGTTATCGGCGCAAATTCAATTGCGTGGAGAATATCCGCTGCGGTTTTTCTTTTTGGATGAAGGGTTTGGCACGCTTGATGCCGAGCTTCTTGACACCGTAATTTCCGCGCTCGAGAAACTTCATACACAGCGGCTTTCCGTTGGAGTCATTAGCCATGTGCAGGAAATTCGCTCCCGGTTGCCGAAACGGCTGATTGTCGAGCCGGCAGAGCCTGGAGGGCGCGGAACGAGGGTGAGATTAGAAGTAATGTAA
- a CDS encoding spore germination protein: MPSVVGPIKINNVSSGAVVQMGDCLYIAPKVASKTNAGSGGFNTGDFILTNNGISLTNSFDPDQFDSNVAANK; encoded by the coding sequence ATGCCTTCTGTCGTCGGACCAATTAAAATTAATAATGTCAGCAGCGGGGCGGTTGTCCAAATGGGAGATTGCCTGTATATCGCTCCAAAAGTCGCATCAAAAACGAATGCCGGTTCGGGAGGATTTAATACTGGAGATTTTATCCTTACCAATAATGGCATCAGTTTGACCAACTCGTTTGACCCTGATCAGTTTGACAGCAATGTCGCCGCCAATAAATAG
- a CDS encoding spore germination protein, which yields MPAMIIGGIKVTNVSGNGTVNMGDVLQIAPKSTTKANSGAGGGNSGDFLQTNTFCSVVNLLDPDAVDSGVKGNN from the coding sequence ATGCCGGCAATGATTATCGGCGGAATTAAAGTGACGAACGTGAGCGGAAATGGCACGGTCAATATGGGAGATGTGCTGCAAATCGCTCCGAAAAGCACGACGAAAGCAAATTCGGGGGCAGGAGGAGGAAATTCAGGCGATTTTCTGCAGACGAATACGTTTTGCAGTGTTGTAAATCTATTAGACCCTGATGCGGTAGACTCAGGGGTGAAAGGCAATAATTAG
- a CDS encoding spore germination protein GerPB, with protein MNFYINQSICIYQLKIGSVTNSSVLQIGSAGSIQALSTLMNTGGYTEPAPQAAATVPLAGEAAAPLVPLHSATR; from the coding sequence TTGAACTTTTACATTAATCAAAGTATATGTATTTACCAATTGAAAATTGGTTCTGTCACGAACTCATCCGTATTACAAATCGGCAGCGCGGGCAGCATCCAAGCGCTTTCTACATTAATGAACACAGGAGGGTACACGGAACCTGCTCCGCAGGCGGCCGCTACTGTTCCGCTCGCAGGAGAAGCAGCCGCTCCTCTCGTTCCTCTCCATTCAGCCACACGTTAG
- a CDS encoding spore germination protein GerPE, with protein MKRTSIVQFFHGETVIFSSVLQIGDSQKITSRSQVLAVQRQYELFFGKEGEISFPIFTKPIPKFQSDDRNISLQTLHQSPVISVRSIRVLAVSTAGVVHIGSTSTVDAEARIKHIRQLAPNSSAPSLENTQTTSPTVKDEK; from the coding sequence ATGAAACGAACATCGATCGTCCAATTCTTTCATGGGGAAACAGTCATTTTTAGTTCCGTTTTACAGATTGGCGATTCGCAAAAAATTACTTCCCGTTCTCAAGTTTTAGCTGTTCAGCGGCAATATGAGCTGTTTTTTGGAAAGGAAGGCGAAATCAGCTTTCCTATTTTTACAAAACCAATTCCAAAATTTCAATCGGACGACCGCAACATTTCGCTGCAAACACTTCACCAATCTCCCGTTATCTCCGTCCGTTCCATCCGTGTGCTAGCGGTTTCCACGGCCGGTGTGGTGCATATCGGTTCAACATCTACCGTTGATGCGGAAGCAAGAATTAAACATATTCGCCAGCTTGCACCGAATTCTTCAGCACCTTCTTTGGAAAATACACAAACAACCTCACCAACAGTAAAGGATGAGAAATAA
- a CDS encoding spore germination protein GerPC translates to MFLYDYLVKLRRYLSWQTKKIQSLEQRLLLLENQLKELEQQPRTTIERIEYKFDQLKVETLEGTLNIGITPNGVGSAIEDFAVQPEKVVVPKPEPLLFRNIRQKVHSFLETEAKETLKRLEEQYAHRLDDTYRNFILQDIARQVDERIRFYLQQKMNNGYVPASDHDETVENEIFQKIKADIEQSLDMFLKHMPKQGGE, encoded by the coding sequence ATGTTTTTATATGATTATTTGGTAAAGCTACGGCGCTATTTGTCATGGCAAACAAAAAAAATACAGTCTTTAGAACAGCGGCTTCTCCTACTAGAAAATCAGCTAAAAGAACTGGAACAGCAACCGCGCACCACTATTGAACGAATCGAATATAAATTCGACCAATTAAAAGTAGAAACATTGGAAGGAACATTAAATATCGGCATTACTCCTAACGGTGTTGGCAGCGCCATTGAAGACTTCGCTGTTCAACCTGAAAAAGTAGTGGTTCCGAAACCGGAGCCATTGTTATTTCGTAACATTCGACAAAAAGTACATTCCTTTTTGGAAACAGAAGCAAAGGAAACGTTAAAAAGATTGGAGGAACAATACGCCCATCGATTGGATGACACATATCGGAATTTTATTTTACAAGATATTGCCCGCCAGGTCGATGAGAGGATTCGCTTTTATTTACAGCAAAAAATGAACAATGGATATGTCCCTGCATCGGATCATGATGAAACGGTAGAAAACGAAATTTTCCAAAAAATAAAGGCGGATATTGAACAATCGCTTGACATGTTTCTGAAACACATGCCAAAACAAGGAGGAGAATGA
- a CDS encoding spore germination protein, which yields MPAFVGVVKLNSISSSGVFHIGDVFAISPQSVAKTFAGAGSFNTGDGLHIYNYYSNTNINDADAADANVVANA from the coding sequence ATGCCAGCATTTGTCGGAGTTGTCAAATTAAATAGCATCTCAAGCAGCGGCGTGTTTCATATTGGAGACGTGTTTGCGATTTCGCCCCAAAGCGTTGCCAAAACATTTGCCGGCGCCGGCTCGTTTAACACGGGGGATGGTTTGCATATTTACAACTATTATAGCAATACAAATATCAATGATGCGGATGCCGCCGATGCAAATGTGGTAGCCAACGCTTAA